ATTTTTGCCACCATTTTAATGTTCTTTGGTCTTTTTTTCACCGGAAGTTGCAATACGGTTCCTTCGTTCATTGGTGTTCTTGGTATATTAACCGGGTTGGGAATGGGAACCTGCAGTGCTCCTTTAACTGGTGTTGTCAGTCATTGGTTTTACAGGAAAAGATCCACAGCTTTTGCTATGGCTACTGTCGGAGGATCCGTTGGAGGAATCATCATTCCCTTATTGTTGAACAAACTGTATATTGTCGTTGGTTTCACTTGGGCTTTGAGGATTCTAGCCTTTGTCTGTTTGGGACTTATGATTATCTGTATTTTGCTTGTCAGTGGTAGAAAAGATAAGATTTGTCCTCCAGAAGCAAGTGAAACGATCAAATATACTGGATCCAACCCCATCCTGCATAAAGTGTCAATCCTTTGTGGTAAAGCTGTAAACTTTCGTGCCTTAAAAGAGCCTGCATACCTTCTTTGTACGCTTGGTATAGGGTTTTCTGATCTTTCCTTGGTTTGTACTCTCACTTACTTTCCTTCCTACGTTACTTTTGTCGGCTACAGTGAGACTAAGGCCAATACCATCATTACCATCATTAACTGTATGGGGATATTGGGTAGGTATATACCTGGTGTCTTGGCCGATAAGATAGGTCCCTATAATGTCATGATCATTATGATGACTGCTACCTGTTTAAGTGTGTGGGTTCTTTGGTTGGCCTGGTCTATGTCAAATAGTGgtctctcttcaatttatGTGTTCTCTGTGATTTATGGTTTTTTCAATTCgtctgttctttctttggctcCCAGCTGTATCGCTGCGATATCCTCGACAAAAGAGTTTGGCCAACGCTATGGAACTGCCTATTTGGTGGCAGgtttctttgtttttggaGGCATGATCGGAGGTGGTGCTATTATATCCGAAGAAAGTATTGAGAACTATAGCTACTTTGCTATCTATTGTGGTTCCCTTTACGTTGCAAGTATTGCAGCCTATGCTGCAAGCAGGTTTGTTCAGGTTGGTCGTCGTTTCAAAGTAATTGTTTAAATGCATCTAATATCTAATACTTAATATAAATTTAGGCggttttcttccttctcttcttcgtcattAAAGATGCTATATCTGCACCGgaagatcttcttttcttctgtttcttctcatATTTAGTTTGCTGTTCCTTTCTCTCATTTTCTCCAAGCTTCTGTAGTTGACTAGTCTTTGCAACCACCTCTGAATCGTCCTTCTTTTTACCTATTAGCCATTCCAATAATTTAATATCATCGCCATAAGGGGTCACTTTCTCACCGCCATCGGGAACTTCTAGCACTAGGGGAATTCCTTTAAATCTATCGTCGTTAGCGAGGAGTCTGAAACACTCTAGACCTAAGAATCCCCATCCAATACGTTGATGGAGGTCCCTATTTGCACCTAAAGGAGCTTTCGAGTCGTTCAAATGCAAAGACGCTAAATGTTCAAAGCCTACCTTCTCATCGAATTCATCCCAAAACTTCTTCCAGCCTTTCTCATCCCGAATATCATATCCTGCAGCAAAAGTATGGCAGGTATCTATACAAAATCCAAGtctttccttatttttcacctgCTTCAATACCTCTGCAAGGTCATCAAGCGTCGAACCAACCAAATTTCCATGTCCAGCCATATTTTCTACCACAATTCTGACGAATTTAGTCTTCTCTATGGCTGTATTGATGTTAGTGGCTAATCTTTCAAGAGATTCTTGGTGATCAGAGCCAAGAGACGAGCCGGGGTGAAAGTTATAAAGTCCGATATCAAGCTTTTCGCATCTCTGTAAATCATCTATAAAACAATCCAACGACTGCTTGTTTTTAGTGATGTCAGGGTTGGCCAGGTTGATGAAGTATGATCCATGAGGTAGCACGTCCGTCCTCGGATTGAAATTATATTTTTGGCAcatttctttgaatcttgCAGCATCATTATCACTAAGAGCAGGAGACACCCATCTTCTAGGGCTCTTGAGAAACATGGCAAACGAATTCGCTCCAATGTCCATCGCATGGCCTACAGAATTGAAGATTCCTTTACTTGTGGTCACGTGAGCTCCAAACTTGTATTCGATCTTGGCATTTCGAACATAGGCAAACCCTTTTTCAATTACTTGTTCCTTCTTTGCCATTACTTAGAGTGAGCAGTAAA
This sequence is a window from Brettanomyces nanus chromosome 3, complete sequence. Protein-coding genes within it:
- a CDS encoding uncharacterized protein (EggNog:ENOG41), translated to MSSSIEDFGTPVLKCQATTSSKKKFTGVDGFREKEVELHGDGSEDAPNTGRDQNDGREGHWHDLEPDNSADPSVCFDDPANYPDGGWRAYLVVFGSFLGLTVDFGFINSIGSIQSYLNLHQLQNESTVGSSFIFAIFLLLTYVLCLIGGVAFDELGPRIPLIFATILMFFGLFFTGSCNTVPSFIGVLGILTGLGMGTCSAPLTGVVSHWFYRKRSTAFAMATVGGSVGGIIIPLLLNKLYIVVGFTWALRILAFVCLGLMIICILLVSGRKDKICPPEASETIKYTGSNPILHKVSILCGKAVNFRALKEPAYLLCTLGIGFSDLSLVCTLTYFPSYVTFVGYSETKANTIITIINCMGILGRYIPGVLADKIGPYNVMIIMMTATCLSVWVLWLAWSMSNSGLSSIYVFSVIYGFFNSSVLSLAPSCIAAISSTKEFGQRYGTAYLVAGFFVFGGMIGGGAIISEESIENYSYFAIYCGSLYVASIAAYAASRFVQVGRRFKVIV
- a CDS encoding uncharacterized protein (BUSCO:EOG09342TJ3); protein product: MAKKEQVIEKGFAYVRNAKIEYKFGAHVTTSKGIFNSVGHAMDIGANSFAMFLKSPRRWVSPALSDNDAARFKEMCQKYNFNPRTDVLPHGSYFINLANPDITKNKQSLDCFIDDLQRCEKLDIGLYNFHPGSSLGSDHQESLERLATNINTAIEKTKFVRIVVENMAGHGNLVGSTLDDLAEVLKQVKNKERLGFCIDTCHTFAAGYDIRDEKGWKKFWDEFDEKVGFEHLASLHLNDSKAPLGANRDLHQRIGWGFLGLECFRLLANDDRFKGIPLVLEVPDGGEKVTPYGDDIKLLEWLIGKKKDDSEVVAKTSQLQKLGENERKEQQTKYEKKQKKRRSSGADIASLMTKKRRKKTA